In Nocardia asteroides, the following proteins share a genomic window:
- a CDS encoding putative bifunctional diguanylate cyclase/phosphodiesterase, giving the protein MGVDATTMVSATERVLASLVSYFDVDFAYLRHTDRKHRQTVLIAEWPRRPEVPEPDPLRVIDFEQADSLFQASENAVEPIIVSRGDEYPDYQETIRRSTGMPDIVTACVPLVSRGVSTGALGFIRRGDRVWSVRELNVLKAIAALFAQLQARVAAEDQLRYIASHDDLTGLANRRALLEYLEDRLAAGNVGPVAIFFLDLDRLKALNDFLGHNAGDNFIRTLSARLRKNFDPEDMIARLGGDEFVIVPAKTMDAVAAELEAARIQELVGRRVSVGQESVSRGVSVGVALGVPGETTVSDVLRRADHALLSAKSGGGNGVAVFTDAMRMQFELQDDVEVNLRSAVSDGSMVLHYQPEVDLRTGRIVALEALVRWQHPTRGLLPPGAFVAVAEATNLAGELGRWVIRSACSQFADWRRRGLAANVVIRINVSPVQLVSADFVERIEDILRLYGIDGSSVCLEITEHVVVQDLVRTRLTLRGLKRMGVQIAIDDFGTGYSSLSHLKALPVDAVKIDRGFVQRLGDSNDDLAIVKSIIGLAGSFGLGVVGEGVETPMAARTLVGLGCYRAQGFLIARPMPTDEVEAHLRDGRIPLDLDLPRAGRGVPS; this is encoded by the coding sequence ATGGGTGTCGACGCCACGACCATGGTCTCCGCCACGGAGCGGGTCCTGGCCAGCCTGGTCAGCTACTTCGACGTCGACTTCGCCTACCTGCGTCACACCGACCGCAAGCACCGCCAGACCGTGCTCATCGCCGAGTGGCCGCGCCGACCCGAGGTGCCCGAGCCCGACCCGCTGCGGGTGATCGACTTCGAGCAGGCCGACTCGCTGTTCCAGGCCAGCGAGAACGCGGTCGAGCCGATCATCGTCAGCCGCGGCGACGAGTACCCCGACTACCAGGAGACCATCCGGCGCAGCACCGGCATGCCCGACATCGTCACCGCGTGCGTGCCGCTGGTCTCGCGCGGCGTGTCGACCGGTGCGCTGGGCTTCATCCGGCGCGGTGACCGGGTGTGGAGCGTGCGCGAGCTCAACGTCCTCAAGGCCATCGCGGCCCTGTTCGCCCAGCTCCAGGCGCGGGTCGCGGCCGAGGACCAGCTGCGCTACATCGCCTCGCACGACGACCTGACCGGTCTGGCCAACCGCCGCGCCCTGCTCGAATACCTCGAGGACCGGCTCGCCGCGGGCAATGTGGGCCCGGTCGCGATCTTCTTCCTCGACCTGGACCGGCTCAAGGCGCTCAACGACTTCCTCGGGCACAACGCGGGCGACAACTTCATCCGCACGCTCTCGGCCCGGCTGCGCAAGAACTTCGATCCTGAGGACATGATCGCCCGCCTCGGCGGCGACGAGTTCGTCATCGTGCCGGCCAAGACCATGGACGCCGTCGCCGCGGAGCTGGAAGCCGCCCGGATCCAGGAACTCGTCGGCAGGCGGGTCTCGGTCGGGCAGGAATCGGTCAGCCGTGGTGTCAGCGTCGGCGTGGCGCTGGGCGTGCCGGGCGAGACCACGGTCTCGGATGTGCTGCGCCGGGCCGACCACGCCCTGCTCTCGGCCAAGTCCGGCGGCGGCAACGGCGTCGCGGTGTTCACCGACGCCATGCGCATGCAGTTCGAACTCCAGGACGACGTGGAGGTCAACCTGCGCAGCGCCGTGTCCGACGGCTCGATGGTGCTGCACTACCAGCCCGAGGTGGACCTGCGGACCGGCCGGATCGTGGCGCTCGAGGCCCTGGTGCGCTGGCAGCATCCCACCCGTGGCCTGCTGCCGCCCGGCGCGTTCGTCGCCGTGGCCGAGGCCACCAACCTGGCGGGCGAACTGGGCCGCTGGGTGATCCGCTCGGCCTGTTCCCAGTTCGCCGACTGGCGGCGGCGCGGGCTGGCCGCCAATGTGGTCATCCGGATCAACGTGTCGCCGGTGCAGCTGGTCAGCGCCGACTTCGTGGAACGCATCGAGGACATCCTGCGGCTGTACGGGATCGACGGCAGTTCGGTCTGCCTGGAGATCACCGAGCACGTGGTGGTGCAGGACCTGGTCCGCACCCGGCTCACCCTGCGCGGACTGAAACGGATGGGAGTCCAGATCGCCATCGACGACTTCGGCACCGGCTACAGCTCGCTGTCGCACCTCAAGGCGCTGCCGGTGGACGCGGTGAAGATCGACCGCGGTTTCGTGCAGCGGCTCGGTGACAGCAACGACGACCTGGCGATCGTGAAGTCGATCATCGGCCTGGCCGGTTCGTTCGGTCTCGGCGTGGTCGGCGAGGGCGTGGAGACGCCGATGGCGGCGCGCACCCTGGTCGGCCTCGGCTGCTACCGCGCGCAGGGCTTCCTGATCGCGCGGCCCATGCCGACCGACGAGGTCGAGGCGCACCTGCGCGACGGCCGCATCCCGCTCGACCTCGACCTGCCGCGGGCCGGCCGCGGCGTCCCGAGCTGA